A genomic region of Rhipicephalus sanguineus isolate Rsan-2018 chromosome 3, BIME_Rsan_1.4, whole genome shotgun sequence contains the following coding sequences:
- the LOC119385044 gene encoding uncharacterized protein LOC119385044: MLEPVEYPPVSAEDVASATLRDPCLSRVKKWVRAGWPEQGVPPEYAAYQHSTPHTETGRTPAELMLGRSFRSALSSMQPDVEDVRCTRQPNLTFQRGDPVYVRNFSRGPKWLAACVLRSLGHVMYEVQTTSGAIHRRHRDHVRRAWKSAPPETADPHFQFPATPATVTRSPVREATVPADSGPTSTVPDTAQACRRSTRAQRPVLRYGIDC; encoded by the exons ATGCTGGAACCAGTCGAGTACCCGCCTGTGAGTGCAGAAGACGTCGCATCAGCCACTCTACGCGATCCTTGTCTGTCCAGGGTGAAGAAATGGGTCAGGGCCGGCTGGCCAGAACAAGGTGTGCCCCCAGAGTATGCCGCCTATCAG CACTCCACGCCACACACGGAAACCgggagaacgccagcagaactcATGCTGGGAAGGAGCTTCCGTTCTGCCTTGTCAAGCATGCAGCCCGACGTCGAAGACGTGAGGTGTACGAGACAGCCAAATTTGACGTTCCAGCGTGGTGATCCTGTGTACGTGCGGAACTTCTCTCGTGGGCCGAAGTGGCTAGCCGCGTGCGTACTGAGGTCCTTAGGCCACGTCATGTACGAAGTTCAAACTACGAGCGGTGCAATACACAGACGTCATCGTGACCATGTGCGCAGAGCATGGAAGTCTGCTCCACCAGAGACCGCTGACCCTCACTTCCAGTTTCCAGCGACGCCAGCTACGGTGACCAGATCGCCTGTGCGAGAAGCTACTGTGCCAGCAGATAGTGGGCCGACATCGACTGTACCTGATACAGCGCAAGCATGCCGCCGCTCTACTCGTGCACAACGACCTGTGCTCCGTTATGGCATTGACTGCTAG